The following are from one region of the Amycolatopsis sp. QT-25 genome:
- a CDS encoding RecQ family ATP-dependent DNA helicase produces MRGYHRLVKATERREELQRIAAEVFGWPELTGEQLEAMEHIVAGRDVLVVLPTGAGKSAIYQVPAMKLDGVTLVVSPLIALQNDQRESIEDSHAPDAVAVNSSQRASERKNAWKAVREGEAGYLFLSPEQLSKEDVLGTLNELEISLIVVDEAHCVSAWGHDFRPDYLRLGPVIERLGHPPVLALTATAALPVREDIVERLGLRDHREVVAGFDRPNLHLSVERFSDDEDKRHMVVALARSLTTEHGTGLVYVASRKDAEYFADELARAGARAAAYHAGMKTHGREQVHERFLAGEVDIVVATSAFGMGIDKPDVRFVLHASVPDSLDTYYQQIGRAGRDGEPARITLLYRPQDLGLQKFLTAAKAPEEVLGQVAKTLGEHDSPVRSADLKDTVDASAARRTKAVNLLEETGAVGTTEDGRIEYVNRDLPPEQAVQQAVEVAERHQRLVRSRIEMIRGYAETLECRRRYLLGYFGEQLAEPCGNCDTCDFGTGERKSGENGEYAANSTVHHSEWGRGTVMSVEPDRVTILFDDIGYKTLDLSAVEENDLLTVE; encoded by the coding sequence ATGCGGGGGTATCACCGGCTGGTGAAGGCAACGGAAAGACGCGAAGAGTTGCAGCGAATCGCCGCGGAGGTCTTCGGCTGGCCGGAACTCACCGGCGAGCAACTCGAGGCGATGGAGCACATCGTGGCGGGTCGCGACGTGCTGGTCGTCCTGCCCACCGGCGCGGGAAAGTCCGCGATCTACCAGGTGCCCGCCATGAAGCTGGACGGCGTGACGCTCGTGGTGTCCCCGCTGATCGCCCTGCAGAACGATCAGCGGGAGAGCATCGAGGACAGCCACGCGCCGGACGCGGTCGCGGTGAACTCCTCGCAGCGGGCGAGCGAACGGAAGAACGCTTGGAAGGCCGTCCGGGAAGGCGAAGCGGGGTACTTGTTCCTCTCGCCGGAGCAACTGTCCAAAGAAGACGTTCTCGGCACGCTCAACGAGCTGGAGATCTCCCTGATCGTCGTCGACGAGGCGCACTGCGTCTCGGCTTGGGGCCATGACTTCCGCCCCGATTATCTTCGCCTGGGGCCGGTGATCGAGCGGCTCGGACATCCGCCGGTGCTGGCCCTCACCGCCACCGCCGCGCTGCCGGTGCGCGAAGACATCGTCGAACGGCTCGGCCTGCGAGACCATCGTGAGGTGGTCGCCGGGTTCGACCGGCCCAACCTGCATTTGTCGGTGGAGCGGTTCAGCGACGACGAAGACAAACGACACATGGTGGTCGCACTGGCCCGGTCGCTGACGACCGAGCACGGAACCGGCCTGGTGTACGTCGCCAGCCGGAAGGACGCCGAGTACTTCGCCGACGAACTCGCGCGCGCGGGTGCGCGCGCGGCGGCCTACCACGCCGGCATGAAGACCCACGGCCGCGAACAGGTCCACGAACGGTTCCTCGCCGGCGAGGTGGACATCGTGGTCGCCACCTCGGCGTTCGGCATGGGCATCGACAAACCCGACGTGCGGTTCGTCCTGCACGCGTCGGTCCCCGATTCGCTCGACACCTACTACCAGCAGATCGGCCGGGCCGGCCGCGACGGCGAACCCGCCAGGATCACGCTGCTCTATCGGCCGCAGGATCTGGGCCTCCAGAAGTTCCTCACCGCCGCCAAAGCCCCGGAAGAGGTCCTCGGCCAGGTGGCGAAGACCCTCGGCGAACACGACTCCCCCGTTCGGTCTGCCGATTTGAAGGACACAGTGGACGCTTCGGCGGCCCGGCGCACGAAAGCGGTCAATCTGCTCGAGGAGACCGGAGCCGTCGGCACCACCGAGGACGGGCGGATCGAGTACGTCAACCGCGATCTCCCGCCGGAGCAGGCGGTCCAGCAGGCCGTCGAGGTCGCCGAACGACACCAGCGGCTGGTCCGCTCCCGGATCGAGATGATCCGCGGCTACGCGGAGACCCTGGAATGCCGTCGCCGGTATCTGCTCGGTTATTTCGGGGAGCAACTCGCCGAACCCTGCGGTAATTGCGACACCTGCGACTTCGGCACCGGCGAGCGGAAAAGCGGGGAGAACGGCGAGTACGCCGCCAACAGCACCGTCCACCATTCCGAGTGGGGCCGGGGCACCGTCATGTCGGTGGAACCGGACCGCGTCACGATCCTGTTCGACGACATCGGTTACAAGACCCTGGACCTGTCCGCCGTCGAGGAGAACGATCTCCTCACCGTCGAGTAG
- a CDS encoding oxygenase MpaB family protein — protein MSETLEPPGLTALEKLKYQGDPLADAVVAEVVADGRTSAVNEVLAQFRDNDQPIPENLPESVRRYLIETDAPPEWADLERVAAAYEFFVDDGMHVASVLSFGAMVNCYAQPRPSRVLSLTHRLNQPHRRLSETSQFVLNLMGPDPFGSGGGFVPTIQKTRLIHAAVRYFITRSGEWDVEADGVPLCQQDMLGALLIFSVQVIDGMRRMGVTVTDREAEDYYHVWRVTGAMLGIPAEAMPETLREAQELNAGLVETSYGPSAEGIELTRNLLRLYEKMVPGKAFDGVVAAMVRQVVTEDVADWLEVPRSRGWGRAVGAGVRAMRLLERSEDHSRVATVVLDKASNLLLGGSVRTLTNGQATALTIPTDLREKWLAAGVCPVTPQRT, from the coding sequence ATGTCGGAAACGCTCGAGCCACCGGGGCTCACCGCCCTGGAAAAGCTGAAATACCAAGGTGATCCGCTCGCCGATGCCGTCGTCGCCGAGGTGGTGGCCGACGGGCGGACGAGCGCGGTGAACGAGGTCCTGGCGCAATTCAGGGACAACGACCAGCCCATTCCGGAGAATCTGCCGGAATCGGTGCGCCGGTACCTGATCGAGACCGACGCCCCGCCGGAGTGGGCGGATCTCGAACGGGTCGCGGCGGCGTACGAGTTCTTCGTGGACGATGGGATGCACGTCGCCTCGGTGCTGTCGTTCGGGGCGATGGTGAACTGCTATGCCCAACCCCGGCCGTCCCGCGTGCTGTCGCTGACCCACCGGCTCAATCAGCCGCACCGCCGGCTGTCGGAGACCTCCCAGTTCGTGCTGAACCTCATGGGTCCCGACCCGTTCGGTTCCGGCGGCGGCTTCGTGCCCACGATCCAGAAGACCCGGCTGATCCACGCCGCCGTCCGGTACTTCATCACCCGGTCAGGTGAATGGGACGTCGAGGCGGACGGCGTCCCGCTGTGTCAGCAGGACATGCTGGGAGCACTGCTGATCTTTTCGGTGCAGGTCATCGACGGGATGCGGCGGATGGGCGTCACGGTGACCGACCGTGAGGCCGAGGATTACTACCATGTCTGGCGGGTGACGGGCGCGATGCTCGGCATCCCCGCCGAAGCGATGCCCGAAACACTGCGAGAGGCCCAAGAACTGAACGCCGGACTCGTCGAGACGAGCTACGGTCCCTCCGCCGAAGGCATCGAGCTGACGCGTAACCTCCTGCGCCTGTACGAAAAGATGGTGCCCGGCAAGGCCTTCGACGGTGTGGTCGCCGCGATGGTCCGCCAAGTGGTCACCGAAGACGTCGCCGACTGGCTCGAGGTGCCACGGTCACGGGGCTGGGGGCGTGCCGTCGGCGCGGGCGTACGGGCCATGCGGTTGCTGGAACGATCCGAGGACCACAGCCGGGTGGCCACGGTGGTGCTCGACAAGGCGAGCAACCTCCTGCTCGGCGGCAGCGTTCGCACTCTCACCAACGGACAAGCCACCGCCCTGACCATCCCGACGGACCTCCGGGAGAAATGGCTCGCCGCGGGCGTCTGCCCCGTCACCCCCCAGCGGACCTGA
- a CDS encoding MBL fold metallo-hydrolase, protein MSGKLRIERVVTAGVFELDGGSWDVDNNVWLVGDDDEVVIVDAAHDEKTIAEAVGGRAVVAVVCTHGHNDHVTVAPQLSEHLHAPVVLHPGDRKLWEMTHPGRRFRDTEDGERIAVAGTDLEVVHTPGHSPGSICLHLPEAKTLFSGDTLFAGGPGATGRSFSDFPTIISSIRERLFALPEDTKVHTGHGDPTTIGTEAPHLAEWIARGH, encoded by the coding sequence GTGAGCGGGAAGCTGCGGATCGAACGCGTCGTCACCGCCGGGGTCTTCGAACTCGACGGCGGGAGCTGGGACGTCGACAACAACGTCTGGCTCGTCGGGGACGACGACGAGGTCGTGATCGTGGACGCCGCGCACGACGAGAAGACCATCGCCGAAGCCGTGGGCGGCCGTGCCGTGGTCGCCGTCGTCTGCACCCACGGGCACAACGACCACGTCACCGTCGCTCCGCAGCTGAGCGAACACCTGCACGCCCCGGTCGTGCTGCATCCCGGTGACCGGAAGCTGTGGGAGATGACCCACCCCGGCCGCCGGTTCCGGGACACGGAGGACGGCGAGCGGATCGCCGTCGCCGGCACGGACCTCGAAGTCGTGCACACACCGGGTCACTCGCCCGGATCGATTTGCCTGCACCTTCCCGAAGCCAAAACGCTCTTCTCCGGGGACACGCTCTTCGCGGGCGGTCCCGGCGCGACGGGGCGCTCCTTCTCCGACTTCCCGACGATCATTTCCTCCATCAGGGAACGGCTCTTCGCCTTGCCCGAGGACACGAAGGTCCACACCGGACACGGCGATCCCACCACCATCGGCACCGAAGCGCCCCATCTGGCCGAGTGGATCGCCCGCGGGCACTGA
- a CDS encoding sucrase ferredoxin, translated as MTVTPAGRCADLAEAAGDPGEGTAPPAGHWLLIEHPGPWGRLALKESGIDPAAVASMSAWARRVDGRIALIRRVSRRTEARERPYRWFRIDARPGREEIRAGEFTGTAELSLATSARGRRWPEPLALVCVHGRHDTCCAVRGRSLAAALAADFPEATWECSHLGGCRFAPSMVLLPHGFTFGGLRPGDVSGVVREYLRGTLDTKYLRGRSSFAPLVQAAHHHARAATGATGIDDLRLVEDVRESDSDWRVEFTGPDCTVYLRERHVPANRRLTCASEPVSRIRTFELLGLRY; from the coding sequence ATGACCGTGACACCGGCGGGCCGGTGCGCGGACCTGGCCGAAGCCGCGGGCGACCCCGGTGAAGGCACGGCGCCCCCCGCGGGGCACTGGCTCCTGATCGAGCATCCGGGACCGTGGGGGCGGCTCGCGCTCAAGGAGTCCGGAATCGACCCGGCCGCGGTCGCCTCGATGAGCGCCTGGGCGCGGCGGGTCGACGGCCGGATCGCTTTGATACGCCGGGTCTCCCGGCGCACCGAAGCGCGGGAACGGCCCTATCGCTGGTTCCGGATCGACGCGCGGCCCGGCCGCGAAGAGATCCGCGCCGGGGAATTCACCGGCACCGCCGAACTCTCCCTCGCCACCTCCGCGCGGGGGCGCCGATGGCCGGAACCCCTCGCGCTCGTGTGCGTGCACGGCAGGCACGACACGTGCTGCGCGGTGCGCGGTCGTTCCCTCGCGGCCGCGCTCGCCGCGGACTTCCCGGAGGCCACCTGGGAATGCAGTCACCTCGGCGGCTGCCGCTTTGCTCCCTCGATGGTGTTGCTGCCGCACGGTTTCACCTTCGGCGGTCTTCGCCCTGGCGACGTGAGCGGCGTCGTCCGGGAGTACCTGCGCGGCACGCTCGACACGAAGTACCTTCGCGGCCGGTCCTCGTTCGCGCCCCTGGTCCAAGCGGCTCACCATCACGCACGCGCCGCCACCGGCGCCACCGGGATCGACGATCTCCGGCTGGTCGAGGACGTACGCGAGAGCGATTCCGACTGGCGCGTGGAGTTCACCGGCCCCGACTGCACGGTGTACCTGCGCGAACGACACGTCCCGGCGAACCGCCGGCTCACCTGTGCTTCCGAACCGGTGAGCCGGATCAGGACGTTCGAGTTGCTGGGTCTGCGGTACTAG
- a CDS encoding response regulator transcription factor, whose translation MNILVLDSRREPRDRMARLLMTVPGVARVGAAASSTDLVGKFRFLPADLVFLSVRMPSEVLVETIRKLSTASRGTRVIVYGPPESEERVAAAIKAGAVGFLSCEASTTNALGSGRGPHSLPLPRTAAEQGFSLSKRELEVLRGMSLGKTNGEIGGDLQLSEDTVKTHAQRLFRKLSATDRAHAVVQGMRRNLID comes from the coding sequence ATGAACATCCTGGTGCTGGACAGCCGGCGCGAACCGCGTGACCGCATGGCCCGTCTGCTCATGACCGTGCCGGGAGTGGCGCGTGTCGGTGCCGCCGCGAGCAGTACGGACCTCGTGGGCAAGTTCCGCTTCCTGCCCGCGGACCTGGTCTTCCTGAGCGTGCGCATGCCCTCCGAGGTGCTGGTGGAGACGATCAGGAAGCTGTCGACGGCGTCCCGCGGGACAAGAGTGATCGTGTACGGCCCGCCGGAGTCCGAAGAACGCGTCGCCGCCGCGATCAAAGCGGGAGCCGTCGGCTTCCTGTCCTGCGAAGCGAGCACCACGAACGCGCTCGGCTCCGGCCGAGGGCCGCATTCCCTGCCACTTCCGCGAACCGCGGCGGAGCAGGGGTTCAGCTTGTCGAAACGCGAGCTGGAAGTACTGCGTGGAATGAGTCTCGGGAAGACCAACGGCGAGATCGGCGGTGATCTGCAGCTGTCCGAGGACACGGTGAAAACCCACGCCCAGCGGTTGTTCCGCAAGCTTTCCGCCACCGACCGCGCCCATGCGGTCGTCCAAGGCATGCGCCGGAACCTCATCGACTGA
- a CDS encoding cupin domain-containing protein, with the protein MTRLVGPDLEEFSVRHWGRAPLLRRTGGRFGDLLDLDGVDEILSRRGLRTPFLRMARDGSVVDSRSFTDGGGVGAEIGDQVRDDRVAALFAEGSTIVLQALHRTWPGIIDFTTRLTGELGHPAQANAYVTPPSSQGFSAHYDVHDVFVLQLAGRKRWNVHAPVHPAPLRDQPWSGHAGAVAARVRDDAPVIDEVLEPGDVLYLPRGWLHSATALGDVSAHLTVGVHVITTYALVEALTALSGSDERLRASLPLGIDVADPEQLEGHLKSVREDLIDALRAVPGEEVARHVRDRAWKGNRPEPLAPVAAARFALKLGDGDLVRRREGLRFRIGDATDGRIALELPDRRLSLPSSTSAALTALLDGRTWRVGKIPGLDPADQLVLVRRLLREGVLMAATA; encoded by the coding sequence TTGACCCGATTGGTCGGACCCGACCTCGAGGAGTTCTCCGTCCGGCATTGGGGCCGTGCGCCGTTGTTGCGGCGGACGGGCGGCCGGTTCGGTGATCTGCTCGACCTCGACGGAGTCGACGAAATACTCTCCCGCCGCGGACTGCGTACGCCGTTCCTCCGGATGGCCCGCGACGGGTCGGTGGTCGACTCCCGGTCGTTCACCGACGGCGGTGGGGTCGGTGCCGAAATCGGCGACCAGGTCCGCGACGACCGGGTCGCCGCGCTCTTCGCCGAAGGCAGCACGATCGTGCTCCAGGCGCTGCACCGCACCTGGCCGGGCATCATCGACTTCACCACGCGGCTGACCGGCGAACTCGGCCACCCCGCGCAGGCCAACGCCTACGTCACCCCGCCGTCGTCGCAGGGCTTTTCGGCACACTACGACGTGCACGACGTCTTCGTGCTTCAGCTTGCCGGTCGCAAGCGGTGGAACGTGCACGCGCCCGTCCACCCGGCACCACTGCGCGACCAGCCCTGGAGCGGGCACGCCGGCGCCGTCGCCGCGCGGGTCCGTGACGACGCCCCGGTCATCGACGAAGTCCTCGAACCGGGTGATGTGCTGTACCTGCCGCGCGGCTGGCTCCACTCGGCGACGGCGCTCGGTGACGTTTCCGCGCATCTGACCGTCGGCGTCCACGTGATCACCACCTACGCCTTGGTGGAAGCGCTCACCGCGCTCTCCGGTTCCGACGAGCGGCTGCGCGCGTCCCTTCCGCTGGGAATCGACGTGGCGGATCCGGAGCAGCTCGAAGGCCATCTCAAGTCCGTTCGAGAGGATCTGATCGACGCCCTGCGGGCAGTGCCCGGCGAAGAGGTCGCCCGGCACGTTCGCGACAGGGCGTGGAAGGGTAACCGGCCGGAACCGCTGGCACCGGTCGCCGCCGCCCGGTTCGCGCTGAAGCTCGGCGACGGGGATCTGGTGCGGCGCCGCGAGGGCCTGCGTTTCCGGATCGGGGACGCGACGGACGGCCGGATCGCGCTCGAACTCCCGGATCGCCGCCTCTCGCTGCCGTCCTCCACCTCGGCGGCCTTGACGGCGTTGCTGGACGGACGAACGTGGCGCGTGGGGAAGATCCCGGGCCTGGACCCGGCCGATCAGCTCGTGCTCGTGCGCCGCCTGCTCCGGGAAGGCGTGCTGATGGCCGCGACCGCATGA
- a CDS encoding polysaccharide deacetylase family protein, whose amino-acid sequence MSFLRRFGAGFAILLVAACGAPTPPAPERPEPSLALAAPARVTAESARRTGADELGRIPVLMYHRVVAKPKSAYDRTPAEFAAELERLAAEDYVPVTTADFVAGKLDLPAGAHPVVLTFDDGDPSVLTLTPDGEPAPGTAIRILLDVAAAHPRFRPVASLYVNERPFGGDGRALRWLADHHFEIGNHTAQHTNLRRATESVATTAIADGDALIRQALPGYRVSTLALPYGAQPRREELALRGEGYSYRGVLLVGAGPAPSPCSPAFEPASIPRIRSQGAGPEAEYGSAHWLDELGSPAGRRYTSDGDPSTVSYPRSAGEPASACASVKLAY is encoded by the coding sequence ATGTCTTTTCTTCGCCGGTTCGGCGCGGGCTTCGCGATTCTCCTCGTGGCGGCCTGCGGCGCTCCTACGCCCCCGGCCCCGGAGCGGCCGGAACCGAGTCTGGCGCTCGCGGCGCCCGCCCGGGTCACCGCGGAGTCCGCGCGGCGAACGGGTGCCGACGAACTGGGGCGGATCCCGGTCCTGATGTACCACCGTGTCGTCGCGAAACCGAAATCGGCCTACGACCGCACACCGGCCGAGTTCGCCGCGGAATTGGAACGCCTCGCCGCCGAGGACTACGTCCCCGTGACGACCGCGGATTTCGTGGCCGGAAAGCTCGACCTGCCCGCCGGCGCGCACCCGGTCGTGCTGACCTTCGACGACGGCGACCCGAGCGTGCTCACCCTGACGCCCGACGGAGAACCCGCCCCGGGAACCGCGATCCGGATCCTGCTGGACGTCGCGGCCGCACATCCCCGGTTCCGGCCGGTCGCGAGTCTGTACGTCAACGAGCGTCCCTTCGGCGGAGACGGGCGTGCGCTGCGCTGGCTCGCCGACCACCACTTCGAGATCGGCAACCACACGGCCCAGCACACGAACCTGCGCCGGGCCACGGAATCGGTGGCGACGACGGCCATCGCCGACGGCGACGCCCTGATCAGGCAGGCGCTCCCCGGCTATCGAGTCAGCACGCTCGCCTTGCCGTACGGCGCCCAGCCCCGGCGCGAAGAACTGGCGCTGCGGGGGGAGGGCTACTCCTATCGAGGCGTGCTGCTCGTGGGGGCCGGGCCGGCGCCTTCGCCTTGTTCTCCCGCCTTCGAACCGGCATCGATTCCCCGGATCCGGTCACAGGGGGCAGGTCCGGAAGCGGAGTACGGCTCCGCCCACTGGCTGGACGAACTCGGTTCCCCGGCAGGCCGCCGGTACACCTCGGACGGTGACCCGTCGACGGTGTCGTACCCGCGTTCCGCGGGCGAACCCGCATCCGCTTGCGCGAGCGTGAAACTTGCCTACTGA
- a CDS encoding DUF3152 domain-containing protein: MARKPLSPPDRHRTQPDRHRMQPDRHRTPVDRTWWPLIVILVALVLSMALFFAPFAIDIPEAPGTVPPRPSPSPQTTTARPITHVPESAALPEGDPVTPAGSGTWRVVAGAGALPTGTGARLLTYTIEIEDGIDHPSFAAEVESILADPRGWIGLGDLSFRRVDGADASPDFRISLTSPGTSRRPDLCGFAIPYDSSCHLTGEHRVIVNLARWVRGAHAYQNDLRGYHRYAINHEVGHALGRGHEGCPADGAPAPVMMQQTFGLSNTYVAELNRAESGAAAKVGPDGAVCRPNPWVTAVP; encoded by the coding sequence GTGGCACGCAAGCCTTTGTCGCCCCCGGACCGGCACCGGACGCAGCCGGATCGGCACCGGATGCAGCCGGACCGGCATCGGACGCCGGTGGACCGGACTTGGTGGCCGCTGATCGTCATCCTCGTCGCGCTGGTGCTTTCGATGGCCCTTTTCTTCGCACCGTTCGCCATCGACATTCCCGAAGCACCGGGCACCGTTCCGCCCCGGCCCTCACCCAGCCCTCAGACGACGACGGCGCGGCCGATCACCCACGTGCCGGAGTCCGCGGCGCTCCCGGAAGGCGATCCCGTCACTCCCGCCGGGTCGGGGACGTGGCGGGTGGTGGCCGGTGCGGGAGCTCTCCCGACCGGCACCGGTGCGCGGCTCTTGACCTACACCATCGAAATCGAGGACGGGATCGACCACCCGTCGTTCGCCGCGGAGGTCGAGTCGATCCTGGCGGACCCGCGAGGGTGGATCGGACTCGGCGACCTGTCCTTCCGGCGGGTCGACGGCGCGGACGCCTCACCGGACTTCCGCATCAGTCTCACCAGCCCCGGCACGAGCCGTCGCCCGGATCTCTGCGGGTTCGCCATCCCTTACGACTCGTCGTGTCACCTGACCGGCGAGCACCGGGTCATTGTCAATCTGGCCCGCTGGGTGCGCGGCGCGCACGCGTATCAGAACGATCTGCGGGGCTACCACCGCTACGCGATCAATCACGAGGTGGGCCACGCGCTCGGGCGGGGTCATGAGGGCTGTCCCGCGGACGGGGCGCCGGCTCCGGTGATGATGCAGCAGACCTTCGGCCTGTCCAACACCTATGTCGCGGAACTGAACCGCGCCGAATCGGGGGCGGCGGCGAAGGTCGGCCCGGACGGCGCGGTGTGCCGCCCCAACCCCTGGGTCACCGCTGTGCCGTGA
- a CDS encoding S-(hydroxymethyl)mycothiol dehydrogenase, whose protein sequence is MPQQVRGVIARSRNAPVELTDIVIPDPGPGEVVVSIAACGVCHTDLTYRDGGINDEFPFLLGHEAAGTVESVGDGVESVRPGDFVVLNWRAVCGRCRACKRGRPQYCFDTFNAAQKMTLTDGTELTPALGIGAFADKTLVHAGQCTKVDPVADPAVAGLLGCGVMAGLGAAVNTGAVGRGDSVAVIGCGGVGDAAVAGARLAGAGTIVAVDRDERKLGWARELGATHTVNASDTDTVAAIRELTGGFGADVVIDAVGRPETWKAAFYARDLAGTVVLVGVPTPDMRLEMPLIDFFSRGGALKSSWYGDCLPERDFPMLIDLYLQGRLPLERFVTERIPLDGVEKAFGAMHAGEVLRSVVIL, encoded by the coding sequence ATGCCACAGCAGGTACGCGGAGTGATCGCCCGGTCCCGGAACGCTCCGGTGGAGCTGACGGACATCGTGATCCCGGATCCAGGCCCCGGCGAGGTCGTCGTGTCGATCGCGGCCTGCGGGGTCTGCCACACCGATCTGACCTACCGCGACGGCGGCATCAACGACGAGTTCCCGTTCCTGCTCGGTCACGAGGCCGCGGGCACCGTGGAAAGTGTCGGTGACGGTGTGGAGTCCGTGCGGCCAGGGGATTTCGTCGTCCTCAACTGGCGCGCGGTGTGCGGTCGGTGCCGAGCCTGCAAGCGCGGACGCCCGCAGTACTGCTTCGACACCTTCAACGCCGCACAGAAGATGACACTGACCGACGGCACCGAGCTGACCCCGGCGCTGGGCATCGGCGCGTTCGCGGACAAGACGCTCGTCCACGCCGGACAGTGCACCAAGGTCGACCCCGTCGCGGACCCGGCCGTCGCGGGCCTGCTCGGCTGTGGCGTGATGGCCGGGCTCGGCGCGGCGGTCAACACCGGCGCCGTCGGGCGCGGGGATTCGGTCGCGGTCATCGGCTGCGGGGGAGTCGGCGACGCCGCCGTCGCCGGGGCCCGGCTGGCCGGTGCGGGCACCATCGTCGCGGTCGACCGTGACGAGCGGAAACTCGGGTGGGCCCGTGAACTCGGCGCGACCCACACCGTCAACGCCTCCGACACCGACACGGTCGCCGCGATCCGGGAACTGACCGGCGGCTTCGGCGCCGACGTCGTCATCGACGCGGTCGGCCGCCCGGAGACGTGGAAGGCGGCCTTCTACGCCCGTGACCTGGCGGGCACGGTGGTCCTGGTCGGCGTCCCGACGCCGGACATGCGCCTGGAGATGCCGCTGATCGACTTCTTCTCCCGCGGTGGCGCGCTGAAATCGTCCTGGTACGGCGATTGCCTGCCGGAGCGGGACTTCCCGATGCTGATCGACCTGTACCTGCAGGGCCGGTTGCCGCTGGAGCGGTTCGTGACCGAGCGGATCCCGCTCGACGGTGTCGAGAAGGCCTTCGGCGCCATGCACGCCGGCGAGGTGCTGCGTTCGGTGGTGATCCTGTGA
- a CDS encoding SRPBCC family protein, whose product MGTITKSVDVQADVSAVYNQWTQFTDFPRFMEGVDRIEQRDETHTHWTVTIAGITKEFDATITEQHPDERVAWKSDTGPNHAGVVTVHRIDDSHTRVTVQMDIDPEGFVENVADKLGVLDRRVQGDLDRFKTFLENRDGNETGAWRGDVDRPAQHGG is encoded by the coding sequence ATGGGCACGATCACCAAATCCGTCGATGTGCAAGCCGATGTGTCCGCTGTGTACAACCAGTGGACCCAGTTCACGGACTTCCCGCGGTTCATGGAGGGTGTCGACCGCATCGAGCAGCGCGACGAAACCCATACGCACTGGACCGTCACCATCGCCGGAATAACCAAGGAATTCGACGCCACCATCACCGAACAGCACCCCGACGAGCGGGTCGCGTGGAAGTCCGACACGGGCCCGAACCACGCGGGCGTCGTCACCGTGCACCGGATCGACGACTCCCACACCCGGGTCACCGTTCAGATGGACATCGACCCCGAGGGGTTCGTCGAGAACGTCGCCGACAAGCTCGGTGTCCTCGACCGCCGCGTGCAGGGAGACCTCGACCGGTTCAAGACCTTCCTGGAAAACCGGGACGGCAACGAGACCGGGGCGTGGCGCGGAGATGTCGACCGCCCTGCCCAGCACGGCGGCTGA